From one Lotus japonicus ecotype B-129 chromosome 3, LjGifu_v1.2 genomic stretch:
- the LOC130746822 gene encoding reticulon-like protein B18 — MDSSPHKPIPDPLPAPLGTPTKPQSPSTIILLSPSPLRKSKSRLEMTAAESPESAGVRRRGKNRGPQNGAPASASPRNSRKSRRRSEVETTREEKDLGLVEEVGMGKPKKRKHSGRSKKEKLNPVPPLQPSNSPPKVEEENGGDLERFGQVVNDLIMWKDVSRSTFWFGFGSLGLLSSCFTRGLNFSIFSAASQLAVLVLGVSFLSNSISHRNQVEEKREIKLKEGDILRLAKWILPALNLAISKMRELFSGEPSMTLKVAPFLLLGAEYGHFITIWRLCVIGFFVSFTVPKLYSCYKAQIDQRAECLKLRLLDTWCTCAHKKKVAASALMTFWNVSSIKTRISTAFILLVLFRCLKQQLQDEEAQVGEKEQQQPMMVDETEENEIQQALVVREKQC; from the exons ATGGATTCTTCTCCACACAAACCGATCCCAGATCCTCTTCCTGCACCTCTCGGAACCCCAACCAAGCCCCAATCGCCTTCCACCATCATCCTCCTCTCGCCTTCCCCCCTCAGAAAATCCAAATCCCGCCTCGAAATGACTGCCGCGGAGTCTCCGGAGTCCGCCGGGGTGCGACGGCGCGGCAAAAACAGAGGACCTCAAAATGGCGCGCCGGCGTCAGCTTCCCCAAGGAACAGTCGGAAATCAAGGAGACGCTCCGAGGTCGAGACTACTCGAGAAGAGAAAGACCTAGGGTTAGTGGAAGAGGTTGGAATGGGAAAACCCAAGAAGAGAAAGCATAGCGGGCGATCCAAGAAGGAAAAATTGAACCCGGTTCCGCCTCTTCAACCTTCAAATTCTCCTCCAA aggttgaagaagagaATGGTGGTGATTTAGAACGTTTTGGGCAggtagtgaatgatttgattaTGTGGAAAGATGTGTCTAGATCAACCTTTTGGTTTGGATTTGGTTCTCTTGGCTTATTATCTTCCTGCTTTACTAGAGGACTCAACTTTAG CATTTTCTCAGCCGCGTCGCAATTAGCTGTTCTCGTTTTGGGGGTTTCGTTTTTGTCGAATTCAATTTCTCATAG AAATCAGGTTGAAGAAAAGCGCGAAATCAAGCTGAAAGAAGGTGACATTTTGCGTCTCGCGAAATGGATTCTTCCTGCATTGAATCTTGCGATTTCAAAGATGAGAGAGCTATTCTCAGGAGAACCATCCATGACCCTGAAA GTAGCTCCTTTCCTTCTACTAGGAGCGGAGTATGGCCACTTCATTACAATCTGGAGGCTGTGTGTCATTG GATTTTTTGTTAGCTTCACTGTCCCAAAGCTTTATTCTTGCTACAAGGCTCAGATAGATCAGAGAG CTGAGTGCTTAAAATTACGGTTGTTGGACACATGGTGTACTTGCGCTCACAAGAAGAAAGTTGCAGCATCGGCATTGATGACCTTCTGGAATGTATCTTCAATAAAAACCCGAATCTCCACAG CTTTCATATTGCTTGTACTATTCAGATGTCTAAAGCAACAATTACAAGATGAAGAAGCACAAGTCGGTGAGAAGGAACAGCAGCAACCAATGATGGTGGATGAAacagaagaaaatgaaattcaGCAGGCATTAGTGGTTAGGGAAAAACAGTGCTAA
- the LOC130746821 gene encoding probable aminotransferase TAT2 isoform X2: MLLLMLLQLLLTPLTSIVTLPLLAYLMQRDLPYQLSPDNVFLTVGGTQAIDIILHVLARPGANILLPRPGYPLYDAHAACCLLEVRYFDLSPERGWEVDLHSLEALADENTVAMVIINPSNPCGNVCTLQHLKKVAETARKLGICVISDEVYAHVAFGSNPFVPMGVFASIVPVITIGSLSKRWLVPGWRIGWIATMDPHEIFQKTGIKTNIISYLEITSDPPTFMQAAIPQILERTNDDFHFKNLNMMREAANIFYDVCKEIPCLTCPHKPEGAMAAMVKINFSKVKDIVDDLDFCVKLAKEESVILLPGVTVGLKNWLRISLAVDPSDLEEGLSRMKAFSLRYAKMS; the protein is encoded by the exons ATCTTCCATACCAGTTATCACCAGACAATGTTTTTCTCACCGTTGGGGGCACACAAGCTATAGATATAATATTACATGTCCTTGCACGTCCTGGTGCCAACATTCTCCTTCCAAGACCAGGGTACCCACTATATGATGCTCATGCTGCTTGTTGTCTCCTTGAAGTTCGGTACTTTGATCTCTCGCCTGAGAGAGGATGGGAGGTTGACCTTCATTCCCTTGAGGCTCTAGCAGATGAGAACACTGTGGCCATGGTTATAATCAATCCAAGCAATCCATGTGGGAATGTGTGCACGTTGCAGCATTTAAAAAAG GTTGCTGAGACTGCGAGGAAACTTGGAATCTGTGTAATTTCTGACGAAGTTTATGCCCATGTAGCTTTTGGAAGCAATCCATTTGTGCCAATGGGAGTGTTTGCATCAATAGTGCCAGTTATCACAATTGGGTCCTTATCAAAAAGATGGTTAGTTCCTGGTTGGAGAATTGGCTGGATAGCCACAATGGACCCCCAcgaaatttttcaaaaaactggg ATCAAGACAAATATCATCAGCTATTTGGAGATCACTTCTGACCCTCCAACCTTCATGCAG GCTGCAATACCTCAAATCCTTGAGAGAACAAATGATGATTTCCATTTTAAGAATCTGAATATGATGAGAGAGGCTGCAAACATATTCTATGATGTATGTAAGGAGATCCCTTGCTTGACATGCCCTCACAAACCCGAAGGAGCCATGGCTGCAATG GTGAAGATTAACTTTTCAAAAGTTAAGGACATTGTTGATGATTTGGATTTCTGTGTCAAGCTGGCCAAAGAGGAATCTGTAATTCTTCTTCCTG GTGTTACTGTTGGACTAAAGAATTGGCTTCGGATTAGTCTTGCTGTTGACCCTTCTGATCTTGAAGAGGGCCTAAGCAGGATGAAAGCATTCAGCCTTCGGTATGCCAAGATGTCATAA